In a single window of the Bacillus horti genome:
- a CDS encoding DUF1657 domain-containing protein — protein sequence MTVQTQIQQCIASAQSVEASLTQFSLETENQQAKQMFEQLAQQQKTIVSQLEGRYQQVLQEEPQFNQSQNQSSSQAQNQMQASMQNQTQGSKKQ from the coding sequence ATGACCGTACAAACACAAATCCAACAATGTATTGCTAGTGCTCAAAGTGTTGAAGCTAGCTTGACCCAATTTTCATTGGAAACAGAAAATCAGCAGGCTAAGCAAATGTTTGAACAGCTTGCCCAACAGCAAAAAACTATTGTTTCGCAGCTTGAGGGAAGATACCAACAGGTTCTACAAGAAGAGCCACAGTTTAATCAAAGCCAAAATCAGTCGTCCAGTCAGGCACAGAATCAAATGCAAGCCAGTATGCAGAATCAAACACAGGGATCTAAAAAACAGTAG
- a CDS encoding spore germination protein codes for MDFLQRIYHSFNKKKIPLHNTDHEMKNQKEKRPSLAHTLEEFEDAVDILHRSFPEIQVEIIYFGHLIGNEEFERDVHTPLLNIKQSEIERLFKQSQFTKAHTHSEVIDGILKGQVAIFHGKQVHLIDVYGPVARAVTQSEQETVITGPHDAFVESSGPNLSLIRRRLKTSHLKVIKLSVGELSKTDVFLLYIKDIADMEMLQELKDRIEDIEVDAMIENTVLVQLIDEFPNSIFPQFLTTERPDVAVAKLADGGIVCIVDNSPTVVCAPTSFFDFFSSPDDDYQRWPLATATRLMRFLAFFITVGFTALYVSITTFHYEMVPEALLLNLTESRARVPFPPIYEALIMEVVMELLREAGARLPSKIGQTIGIVGGIVIGQAAVQAGLTSNILIIAVAISAIASFSIPSYMMSGAIRLIRFGLIILAGVLGNFGLLFGLTLITLHLCSLTSLGTSYLIPLAPFFLEDWKNTFIRGAYWSLRRRPEQTKTVNKDKNKMKR; via the coding sequence ATGGACTTTCTACAACGAATTTATCACTCATTTAATAAAAAAAAGATCCCCTTACATAACACAGATCATGAGATGAAGAATCAGAAAGAAAAAAGGCCCTCCTTAGCTCATACGTTAGAAGAATTTGAGGATGCTGTCGATATTCTCCATCGCTCATTTCCAGAGATTCAAGTAGAGATTATCTACTTTGGTCATCTTATTGGAAATGAGGAATTTGAGAGAGATGTACACACGCCTCTTTTAAACATCAAGCAATCTGAAATAGAGCGGCTTTTCAAGCAATCCCAATTTACAAAGGCCCATACTCATAGTGAGGTGATAGATGGGATTCTAAAGGGGCAGGTTGCTATTTTTCATGGTAAGCAGGTTCATCTTATTGACGTTTATGGTCCAGTAGCTCGTGCTGTGACACAATCAGAGCAGGAAACTGTAATAACGGGTCCTCATGATGCCTTTGTGGAGTCTTCAGGACCTAATCTTTCTTTAATTAGAAGAAGGCTAAAGACTTCACATCTTAAGGTGATTAAGCTATCTGTCGGGGAGTTATCAAAAACAGATGTATTTCTCCTATATATTAAGGATATTGCAGATATGGAGATGCTTCAGGAGCTAAAGGACCGTATTGAGGATATAGAAGTAGACGCTATGATTGAGAACACGGTGCTTGTACAACTCATTGATGAATTTCCTAATTCAATTTTCCCACAATTTCTAACAACGGAGCGCCCTGATGTAGCAGTTGCCAAACTTGCAGACGGAGGGATTGTTTGCATTGTGGACAATAGCCCAACCGTTGTTTGTGCGCCGACGTCCTTCTTTGATTTTTTCTCATCTCCCGATGACGACTATCAGCGTTGGCCGTTAGCAACAGCTACAAGATTGATGAGGTTCTTAGCTTTTTTTATTACTGTAGGCTTCACCGCGTTATATGTATCCATTACTACTTTTCATTACGAAATGGTTCCTGAAGCGTTACTTCTAAATCTTACTGAGTCTAGAGCAAGGGTTCCATTTCCTCCGATATATGAGGCTCTTATCATGGAGGTGGTGATGGAGCTGTTGCGTGAGGCCGGAGCTAGGCTTCCAAGTAAAATCGGTCAGACAATCGGGATCGTAGGAGGGATCGTTATTGGGCAGGCAGCTGTTCAAGCCGGATTAACTAGTAATATTCTTATTATTGCTGTTGCTATATCTGCTATTGCTTCCTTCTCTATTCCTAGCTACATGATGAGTGGTGCCATTAGGCTTATCCGCTTTGGTCTTATTATTCTGGCGGGTGTTTTAGGAAATTTTGGATTATTGTTTGGTTTGACCCTGATCACGCTCCATTTATGCAGTTTAACAAGTTTAGGAACCTCCTATCTGATCCCACTTGCTCCTTTTTTCCTAGAGGACTGGAAAAATACATTTATCCGGGGAGCCTACTGGTCTCTAAGGAGAAGACCTGAACAAACAAAAACGGTCAATAAGGACAAAAATAAAATGAAGAGATAG
- a CDS encoding ABC transporter ATP-binding protein: MQALEAKSLTLGYGESIIIDHLDLEIPKGKITVFIGSNGCGKSTLLRSMARLLKPNDGAVILNGHEIAKLPTKEVAKNLSMLPQGPIAPEGLTVLQLVKQGRYPYQTWYKQWSEQDEAMVRKALEDTRLTELADRTVDSLSGGQRQRAWIAMTLAQGTDTILLDEPTTYLDVTHQIEILDLLYELNEKEQRTIVMVLHDLNLACRYAHHVVALQNKKVYAQGKPETIVSQELVKDVFDMECQIISCPLFGAPLCIPYGRGRNQLMFPPEKEQIV; the protein is encoded by the coding sequence ATGCAAGCGTTAGAAGCGAAATCCCTAACCCTTGGTTATGGAGAGTCAATTATCATCGACCACCTTGATTTAGAAATTCCAAAAGGGAAAATAACGGTTTTTATCGGTAGTAACGGCTGTGGGAAGTCAACATTACTTCGTTCGATGGCTCGTCTATTAAAGCCAAACGATGGAGCAGTGATTTTAAATGGTCATGAGATTGCTAAGCTACCAACGAAGGAAGTAGCCAAGAATTTATCCATGCTTCCCCAAGGTCCAATCGCTCCGGAGGGTTTAACCGTTCTTCAATTGGTCAAGCAAGGTCGCTATCCTTATCAGACTTGGTATAAGCAATGGTCAGAGCAGGATGAAGCGATGGTGAGAAAGGCATTAGAGGATACTCGTTTAACAGAGCTTGCTGATCGAACAGTGGATTCATTGTCAGGTGGACAGCGTCAAAGAGCTTGGATTGCGATGACGTTAGCTCAGGGAACAGATACGATTCTTTTAGACGAGCCGACAACTTACTTAGATGTGACTCATCAAATTGAAATATTAGATTTGCTATATGAGCTAAACGAAAAGGAACAACGTACGATTGTTATGGTGCTTCATGATCTTAACTTAGCCTGTCGCTACGCCCATCATGTAGTCGCTTTACAGAATAAGAAGGTTTATGCTCAAGGGAAGCCTGAAACGATCGTTAGTCAGGAGCTAGTAAAGGATGTTTTTGATATGGAATGTCAGATTATTTCCTGTCCGCTGTTTGGTGCGCCATTATGTATCCCATATGGTCGAGGGCGCAATCAGTTGATGTTTCCTCCTGAAAAAGAGCAGATTGTGTAA
- a CDS encoding Ger(x)C family spore germination protein: MQNPYKNRILLLTLVVILLLSGCADVRILEELGFIHSAGYEYAEGKGENDRNNLLVTFKVLKAEETGGKGNETLTTVANSGKEARTRLDRQTNNQLVSGQFRSALFADEYARKGVWDIVDTLVRDPTIGKRSRIVVIEGSPHEILQAEFSQHPDVGHYIDQMLDKEEKANKIPNCNLYIFSRDLFDLGIDPVVPLLKIGKKSLIINGIGIFRDDRYVSKINPIDVPYFYFMKKNFKGGDLNLTIQHDGAEEQEIILLSNLISKRKIKVQRGQGDQIKVNIELNVMGSLLEYIGKLDITVDGNVHILEEAVAREVEKSAQKVVELLQSNGADSLGIGMYVRNSMTAKEWKELDYKKQYPTIDVSVQAKVVIKNIGISKSGTRVGVQ; encoded by the coding sequence ATGCAAAATCCATATAAAAACAGAATTCTGTTGTTGACCTTAGTTGTTATTTTACTGTTATCGGGATGCGCAGATGTACGAATTCTGGAGGAGCTTGGTTTTATTCATTCGGCTGGCTACGAATATGCAGAAGGTAAGGGGGAAAATGACAGAAACAATCTATTGGTCACATTTAAAGTATTAAAGGCTGAGGAAACAGGTGGGAAAGGAAATGAAACTCTTACAACTGTAGCGAATAGTGGAAAGGAGGCTAGAACAAGGCTTGATCGTCAAACGAATAATCAGCTTGTGTCAGGACAATTCCGATCAGCTTTATTTGCTGATGAATACGCTCGTAAAGGGGTGTGGGATATTGTAGATACCCTTGTACGTGACCCAACCATAGGAAAAAGAAGCCGAATTGTTGTTATTGAAGGATCGCCTCATGAGATCCTTCAAGCAGAATTTAGCCAGCATCCAGATGTGGGTCATTATATTGATCAAATGCTGGATAAGGAAGAGAAAGCAAATAAAATTCCAAATTGTAATCTATATATATTTTCTCGGGACTTGTTTGATTTAGGGATTGATCCAGTTGTTCCTCTTTTAAAAATAGGAAAGAAGAGTCTTATTATAAACGGGATTGGAATATTCAGAGATGATCGGTATGTTTCGAAAATTAATCCTATTGATGTCCCATACTTTTATTTTATGAAGAAAAATTTCAAGGGGGGAGATTTAAACCTGACAATCCAGCATGATGGAGCAGAGGAACAAGAAATCATTTTATTGTCAAATCTGATTAGTAAACGGAAGATTAAAGTGCAAAGAGGGCAAGGAGATCAGATAAAAGTTAATATCGAACTAAATGTAATGGGCTCCTTGCTAGAATACATTGGAAAGCTAGACATTACTGTAGATGGGAATGTACACATATTAGAAGAAGCGGTGGCTAGGGAGGTCGAAAAGTCTGCGCAAAAGGTAGTAGAGCTCCTACAGAGCAATGGAGCAGACTCTCTTGGCATAGGTATGTACGTAAGAAACAGTATGACGGCTAAGGAGTGGAAGGAATTAGATTATAAGAAGCAGTATCCAACTATTGACGTATCTGTTCAGGCAAAAGTCGTTATTAAGAATATTGGAATCAGTAAATCTGGTACAAGAGTTGGTGTGCAGTAG
- a CDS encoding ABC transporter ATP-binding protein, with the protein MSQPYTTERLAKKHIFRRLMRYAWPHKKSLLIAFIILMIATGADIAGPFLLKVFIDNHLTPFIEQGIAWQWTIIGVLFAVYAMSLIVNVGLSYVQAFQFQKIALNIIQQLRIDVFGQVQHLGLTFFDQTPGGSLVSRITNDTEAIKDLYISVLAVFLQNILFLIGIFVAMFFLDVQLALFCLVILPVIFMIMWAYRALSAKVYHISRAKLSQLNAKLSESLQGMNIIQVFSQEKRLHKSFDQINEEHNEARMGTIKLNGLLLRPAVDFVYLITLMIVLWYFGILSLEANSETAFQIGVLYAFVNYLGRFFEPVNTMMQRLAQYQQAMVSAERVFGLLDDDRLAPSKQGKDQPKITDGRIVFDNVTFSYDGKTDVLKNISFTAEPGQTVALVGHTGSGKSSITNLLMHFYSVEQGHITIDGKPLQTYTNEEIRKNVGLVLQDAFLFVGDIKHNIRLHNMEITDEQLEEAARFVQADTFIQKLPQKYNEPVGERGATFSSGQRQLLSFARTMALQPKILVLDEATANVDTETEEAIQLALDKMRKGRTTIAIAHRLSTIQDADLILVLHQGEIVERGTHQELLGQEGLYHKMYLLQQGAHKEVKEVVQQEIH; encoded by the coding sequence ATGAGTCAACCGTATACGACAGAGCGCTTAGCCAAAAAGCATATTTTCAGGCGATTAATGCGTTATGCATGGCCTCACAAAAAAAGCTTACTTATAGCCTTTATAATCCTAATGATTGCAACAGGTGCTGATATCGCCGGTCCATTTCTATTAAAGGTATTTATTGATAACCATTTAACTCCTTTTATCGAACAAGGTATTGCATGGCAATGGACAATAATTGGTGTTCTATTTGCCGTTTATGCTATGTCATTGATTGTCAATGTTGGGCTTAGCTACGTACAGGCTTTTCAGTTTCAGAAAATTGCGCTCAACATTATTCAGCAGCTTAGAATTGATGTATTTGGACAGGTACAGCATTTGGGACTAACTTTTTTTGATCAGACACCTGGTGGGAGCTTAGTTTCTAGGATTACGAATGATACAGAAGCGATTAAGGACTTATATATAAGTGTTTTAGCTGTTTTTTTACAAAATATATTATTCCTCATTGGAATATTTGTAGCTATGTTCTTCTTGGATGTTCAACTGGCTTTGTTCTGCTTAGTTATTTTACCGGTTATTTTTATGATTATGTGGGCGTATCGTGCTCTTTCAGCAAAGGTCTACCATATTTCAAGAGCTAAGCTTAGCCAATTAAACGCTAAATTAAGTGAATCCCTGCAGGGTATGAATATTATTCAGGTGTTCAGCCAGGAGAAAAGGCTGCATAAGAGCTTTGATCAGATTAATGAAGAGCATAACGAAGCGAGAATGGGCACGATTAAGCTAAATGGCTTACTACTCCGCCCAGCTGTTGATTTTGTTTATCTAATCACCCTTATGATTGTATTATGGTACTTTGGAATTCTCTCTTTGGAAGCAAATTCGGAAACAGCCTTCCAAATTGGTGTCCTGTACGCCTTTGTCAATTATCTAGGTCGTTTTTTCGAGCCTGTAAACACGATGATGCAAAGGCTAGCTCAATACCAGCAAGCAATGGTGTCCGCTGAACGTGTATTTGGTTTATTGGATGACGACCGCTTAGCTCCTTCAAAGCAGGGTAAAGATCAACCTAAAATAACGGATGGACGAATTGTATTTGACAATGTGACGTTTTCATATGATGGGAAAACGGATGTGTTGAAGAATATTTCATTTACCGCTGAGCCAGGCCAAACGGTTGCTCTTGTAGGGCATACAGGAAGTGGGAAGAGCTCAATTACAAATCTACTGATGCATTTTTATTCAGTAGAACAAGGTCATATTACGATAGATGGTAAGCCACTACAAACCTATACGAATGAAGAAATAAGAAAGAATGTTGGTTTAGTTTTACAGGATGCCTTTTTATTTGTAGGAGATATCAAGCATAATATTCGTCTTCATAATATGGAGATTACGGATGAGCAGCTTGAAGAAGCAGCGAGGTTTGTTCAAGCAGACACGTTTATTCAGAAGCTTCCGCAGAAATATAATGAGCCTGTCGGGGAGAGAGGAGCTACATTCTCTAGTGGACAACGACAGCTTCTATCCTTTGCCAGAACAATGGCACTGCAGCCTAAAATCTTGGTGCTGGATGAGGCCACCGCTAATGTAGATACAGAAACGGAGGAAGCGATTCAGCTAGCTCTTGATAAGATGAGAAAAGGAAGAACAACAATAGCTATCGCTCACCGTCTATCTACAATTCAGGATGCAGATTTAATTCTTGTTTTACATCAGGGAGAAATTGTGGAGAGAGGGACTCATCAAGAGCTTTTAGGACAGGAAGGGCTTTATCATAAAATGTATCTTCTCCAGCAAGGGGCACACAAGGAAGTAAAAGAAGTAGTGCAGCAGGAGATCCATTAA
- a CDS encoding GntR family transcriptional regulator, giving the protein MILNTDSTKPIYIQIAEWLETEILKGNIKDDEKMYSQYQLAEMFTINPATAAKGINLLAEENILYKKRGLGMFVSPQARPLIRKKRKAHTLTRLVQELVAEANSLDVEEEELVQMIKAAKQGKEEG; this is encoded by the coding sequence TTGATCCTGAATACGGACAGTACAAAACCGATATACATTCAAATAGCAGAATGGCTAGAAACGGAAATATTGAAGGGGAACATCAAGGATGATGAGAAAATGTACTCTCAGTATCAGCTAGCTGAGATGTTTACGATAAATCCTGCAACGGCAGCGAAGGGAATCAACCTGTTGGCTGAGGAAAACATTTTATATAAGAAAAGGGGTTTGGGGATGTTTGTATCACCGCAAGCGAGGCCATTGATCAGGAAAAAGCGTAAGGCCCATACGTTGACAAGATTGGTGCAAGAGCTTGTTGCAGAAGCGAATAGCTTAGATGTTGAAGAGGAGGAGCTCGTTCAAATGATCAAGGCGGCTAAACAAGGGAAGGAGGAAGGATAA
- a CDS encoding DUF1657 domain-containing protein, translated as MTVASKVKQAFASLKTAQSQIEQYSWYHPDEQAKEHFQTSKHDLQSIIEDMEQRIKEIEFEEPQFKGF; from the coding sequence ATGACCGTAGCTTCTAAGGTAAAACAGGCATTTGCCTCATTAAAAACAGCACAGTCACAGATTGAACAATATAGCTGGTATCATCCAGATGAGCAGGCAAAAGAACATTTTCAAACAAGCAAACATGATCTACAGTCGATTATTGAAGATATGGAACAACGGATCAAAGAAATTGAATTTGAGGAGCCGCAATTTAAGGGCTTTTAA
- a CDS encoding GerAB/ArcD/ProY family transporter translates to MAKEKLNYIHIIVTVYVLQLGVDMFRMSNMLAEDFGTNGWIAILIVSIFVVGIIYTIGLVYRLGEGKSIFEILENHLPKFMLYPFYLGVAVLWTLIGTFIGKHYIFVLQMLSFPTTSQSIFNGMLIFLAIILFSMGIYNMVKAATIFFFFTVWTIFVVAFYLPEFEFIRLTTHFFSGGDGYIKGFYRVFVTFFGFELVLLLFPYMQKNTPVFKATLIGHLLLTSAYVIASIVCFGVFSLYQLKYLLVPGLELLSYIELPFVERVESLIFNLFIGEVIVSIGFYFWGAQEMLIRLFRKHSKAKKAKKLTLALIAGIFVYSMQFDTLIQVHEMLHKLSLFHTAVIFGLPIVLLSLLFWEKRKEKKSNAKSI, encoded by the coding sequence ATGGCGAAGGAAAAGCTTAATTACATCCATATTATCGTTACAGTTTATGTCCTTCAGCTCGGCGTTGATATGTTTAGAATGTCTAATATGCTTGCCGAGGATTTTGGAACGAATGGCTGGATTGCTATTCTTATTGTCTCTATTTTTGTGGTCGGTATAATTTATACTATTGGCTTGGTTTACAGGCTAGGAGAAGGAAAATCCATATTTGAAATCCTAGAAAATCATCTGCCCAAATTCATGCTGTATCCTTTTTATCTAGGGGTTGCTGTTCTGTGGACGTTGATAGGTACATTTATTGGGAAACATTACATTTTTGTATTGCAAATGCTTTCCTTTCCAACAACCTCTCAATCCATTTTTAACGGAATGCTTATTTTTTTAGCGATTATTCTTTTCTCCATGGGTATTTACAACATGGTTAAGGCGGCAACTATTTTCTTTTTCTTCACAGTTTGGACCATTTTTGTGGTCGCATTTTACTTACCTGAATTTGAATTCATTCGTTTAACTACACATTTCTTTTCTGGTGGAGACGGTTATATTAAGGGATTTTATCGTGTTTTTGTTACCTTTTTCGGTTTTGAATTAGTACTGCTTTTATTTCCTTATATGCAGAAAAATACTCCTGTCTTTAAAGCTACATTAATTGGCCATCTATTGCTTACTTCTGCTTATGTCATTGCCTCTATTGTTTGCTTTGGCGTCTTTAGCCTTTATCAATTAAAGTATTTGCTAGTACCAGGCTTGGAGCTCCTTAGTTATATTGAGCTTCCGTTTGTAGAAAGGGTAGAAAGCTTGATTTTCAATCTCTTTATTGGTGAGGTTATCGTTTCAATAGGCTTTTATTTCTGGGGAGCACAGGAGATGCTTATTCGCTTATTTAGAAAGCATAGCAAAGCAAAAAAAGCAAAAAAGCTCACACTTGCTCTAATAGCAGGTATTTTTGTGTACTCTATGCAATTTGATACTCTCATTCAGGTTCATGAAATGCTACATAAATTAAGCTTATTCCATACGGCTGTTATTTTTGGACTACCAATTGTTCTCCTTTCATTATTATTTTGGGAAAAGAGAAAGGAGAAAAAGAGCAATGCAAAATCCATATAA
- a CDS encoding ABC transporter transmembrane domain-containing protein, giving the protein MNVFKDLFWFFKQEKKYYLTGIVMLFLVSLLTLIPPYVVGVIVDRILEGSLSRSVLIQWLIFLLVVGILTYILRYVWRIMIFGPSIRLGKQLRNQLYVHFNKMSPQFYQKRRVGDLMAHSTNDVQAVEATAGEGVLTLVDSLTMGGMVVIMMALAINFPLTLIVLLPMPLMAWATGYYGKLLHERFFHAQSAFSDLNDKVQENVSGVRVIKAFGQEADEKESFRKQSADVVQKNVAVAKVDSLFDPTISFIVGLSYILAISFGSWFVVRETITLGELVTFTMYLGMLIWPMLAFGFLFNIVERGRASYDRIRSLLSVKEDITDKENAIVTTPSGNLAYSIQSYSFPESDQAVLRDIQFRLEQGETLGIVGKTGSGKTTLLRLLLREFDCKDGDMTIGGTSIYDFKRSALRSAIGYVPQEHFLFSATLAENIAFGKAEATMAEIKRAAQIACIDEDIERFPEGYNTVVGERGVTLSGGQKQRISIARAILLNPEILILDDSLSAVDAKTEETIVNELRANRANKTTIISAHRLSAIEHADLIIVLEDGRIAERGTHEELLEADQWYAMMYRHQQLESLVAQGGGTA; this is encoded by the coding sequence ATGAATGTATTTAAGGACTTATTTTGGTTTTTTAAGCAGGAAAAAAAATATTATTTAACAGGAATTGTGATGCTTTTTCTTGTTTCCCTGCTTACGTTAATTCCTCCATATGTGGTAGGAGTGATCGTGGACAGAATTTTAGAGGGTAGCTTATCGAGGTCAGTATTAATTCAGTGGTTGATTTTCCTACTAGTAGTTGGAATACTGACGTATATTCTAAGATATGTGTGGAGAATCATGATTTTTGGACCTTCTATTCGGTTAGGAAAGCAATTACGTAATCAATTGTATGTCCATTTCAACAAAATGTCTCCTCAATTTTATCAAAAAAGAAGAGTAGGAGATTTAATGGCTCACTCCACAAACGATGTGCAAGCCGTTGAAGCTACTGCTGGTGAGGGAGTATTAACACTTGTTGATTCTTTAACCATGGGTGGAATGGTCGTTATTATGATGGCCTTAGCGATTAACTTTCCACTTACATTAATCGTCTTGCTACCAATGCCTCTTATGGCCTGGGCTACTGGGTATTACGGTAAGCTGCTTCATGAGCGATTTTTTCATGCTCAAAGTGCCTTTTCCGACCTTAACGATAAAGTGCAGGAGAATGTATCTGGTGTAAGAGTTATTAAGGCATTTGGACAGGAAGCAGATGAGAAGGAGTCCTTTCGTAAGCAATCGGCTGATGTTGTACAAAAAAATGTAGCTGTAGCTAAGGTCGACTCATTGTTTGATCCAACGATTTCTTTTATTGTAGGACTATCGTATATTCTGGCGATTAGCTTTGGCTCATGGTTTGTTGTACGGGAAACGATTACGCTTGGTGAACTGGTTACATTTACGATGTATTTAGGTATGCTGATTTGGCCAATGCTAGCCTTCGGCTTTCTATTTAACATTGTGGAGAGAGGCAGGGCCTCCTATGATCGGATCAGAAGCTTGCTTAGTGTCAAGGAGGATATTACTGATAAAGAAAACGCTATCGTAACTACACCGAGTGGAAACTTGGCTTATAGCATACAATCCTATAGCTTTCCAGAATCTGATCAGGCTGTTCTTCGTGACATCCAGTTTCGTCTTGAGCAAGGAGAGACGCTAGGAATAGTAGGTAAGACTGGTTCAGGAAAAACAACGCTATTACGCTTGTTGCTCAGAGAATTTGATTGTAAGGATGGAGATATGACAATTGGTGGAACGTCCATTTATGATTTTAAGCGTTCAGCTTTGCGTTCAGCAATTGGTTATGTTCCCCAAGAACATTTTCTTTTCTCGGCTACATTAGCTGAAAATATTGCGTTTGGTAAAGCAGAGGCTACCATGGCTGAAATTAAACGGGCAGCCCAAATTGCCTGTATTGATGAAGATATTGAACGTTTTCCAGAGGGCTATAATACGGTTGTTGGAGAACGTGGAGTTACTCTGTCAGGAGGACAAAAGCAAAGAATATCTATTGCCAGGGCCATTCTCCTTAATCCTGAAATTCTGATTCTAGATGACTCCTTATCAGCTGTAGATGCTAAGACAGAGGAAACAATCGTTAATGAATTAAGAGCAAACCGTGCAAACAAAACAACGATTATTTCTGCTCATCGCTTAAGTGCTATTGAGCATGCTGACCTGATTATTGTTTTGGAGGATGGCAGGATTGCGGAGCGAGGTACACATGAAGAGCTTCTAGAAGCAGATCAATGGTATGCGATGATGTACAGGCATCAGCAGCTTGAAAGCCTAGTTGCGCAAGGGGGAGGTACAGCATGA
- a CDS encoding autorepressor SdpR family transcription factor yields MNDAFKALSDPTRRKILDLLKDKDMTAGEISDHFQMTKPAVSHHLNLLKQADLVWVERQGQHILYSINLTVFQDLMKWVMEFNNPKGEGSK; encoded by the coding sequence ATTAATGATGCATTTAAGGCGTTATCTGATCCAACAAGACGAAAAATACTTGATTTATTAAAAGATAAAGATATGACCGCAGGAGAAATTTCAGATCATTTCCAAATGACTAAACCTGCTGTTTCCCATCACTTAAATTTACTTAAGCAAGCGGATCTCGTCTGGGTTGAAAGACAGGGACAGCATATCCTGTATTCGATTAACCTTACTGTGTTTCAGGATTTAATGAAGTGGGTCATGGAATTTAATAATCCTAAAGGAGAGGGTTCAAAATGA
- a CDS encoding ABC transporter ATP-binding protein — protein sequence MNVIDIHALTKKYRGNKAIHHLTLQIEENKITGLIGRNGAGKTTLLKMMAGFIKPSSGSVAVFGRNPFNNIQVSANMISIDDKMIFPTALNLAEVLKGAESFYPNWNKELAEGLFQYFTLDPKKYHNELSKGMKSTFNLIIGIASRCALTILDEPTSGMDSAVRKDFYRAILKDYIEYPRTIIMSSHLLSEVEDILEDILLIKDGQLKLHKPVEEMKELAIGLRGKTELIDQLIKDKEVIHRKSVGVAVSYVVVENTFLPARLEEAKDQGIELLPVSADDLCIYLTNKTVGGIDDVFSKH from the coding sequence ATGAATGTGATTGATATTCATGCTCTGACAAAAAAGTATAGAGGGAATAAAGCGATTCATCATCTAACCTTGCAGATAGAAGAAAATAAGATTACTGGATTGATAGGTAGAAATGGAGCGGGTAAGACAACTTTACTTAAAATGATGGCAGGATTTATTAAGCCGAGCTCTGGAAGTGTAGCCGTTTTTGGTAGGAATCCCTTTAACAATATCCAAGTATCAGCAAACATGATTTCTATAGATGATAAGATGATATTTCCCACGGCCCTAAACTTAGCAGAGGTATTAAAAGGTGCTGAAAGCTTTTATCCTAACTGGAACAAAGAGCTAGCAGAGGGGTTATTTCAATACTTTACTTTAGATCCAAAAAAGTACCATAATGAGCTTTCAAAAGGAATGAAAAGCACGTTTAATCTCATCATCGGTATCGCTTCTCGCTGTGCTCTAACGATTCTAGATGAACCAACGTCTGGTATGGATTCAGCTGTACGAAAGGATTTTTATAGAGCGATCCTAAAGGATTATATTGAATATCCTCGGACGATCATTATGTCTAGTCATTTATTAAGTGAAGTGGAGGATATTTTAGAAGATATTTTACTTATAAAGGATGGTCAATTAAAGCTCCATAAACCTGTAGAGGAAATGAAGGAATTAGCGATTGGACTTAGGGGGAAAACTGAATTAATTGATCAGCTAATTAAGGATAAGGAAGTTATCCATAGAAAATCTGTAGGTGTAGCCGTTAGCTATGTCGTTGTTGAGAATACATTTCTTCCAGCTCGACTAGAAGAGGCTAAGGATCAAGGAATTGAACTCTTGCCTGTTAGTGCTGATGATCTTTGTATATACCTGACGAATAAGACAGTAGGGGGGATCGATGATGTCTTTTCAAAGCACTAG